From the genome of Etheostoma cragini isolate CJK2018 chromosome 23, CSU_Ecrag_1.0, whole genome shotgun sequence:
aaatgcttaaTCAAATAAACCACAGACATGCTTCATTTCTCTTATAATGGATGAGAATTTcccaaagttgtttttctttttttataatggcCCACTGCATAATCACACTCAAGGACACAAACATAAAGTCACTCACATCCTGTCACGTTGTCTAAACCGGCGTCTCAGTAAAGAACATCTGACTTTGTTTCTAGTTCCACTCGTTTGCATCTGCTTCAAAAGGTTTCGTTAGATTAAAGAAAGCCAAGATACCGCACTAGGCTGCTCAGCTGTTGGAATTTGAATGTGACAGATCCAGATGAGAAGACTGGTTGAAAAGGATATTTggatttcacatttttgtgtggatgtgaaataaaaatatgttgatATAAGTTTATTATATGAATAAAAAGCTATAAAGTTTCCAACAAAAAACGACCTAACTCTTCCAAAACcactaattacatttaatttcttaaaacaaaaatcaatgaCGTTTCCTGACCAAACCCCTTTTTTGTAGGCCTTTTAtaatatttgatatttctttttgttcttcgTCAGTTTTTACTaaggttgtttgttttgttcttgtgtaAAAGTGTTTACTTTTGGGTTTTTTCCTCAAATTATCctcagtttgacattttgggacataCGCTTATTCATTCTCGGCCGTGAGTTTGGCAAGAAGGTCAAAATCACCACAAgcacatgttaaaaaaatgtcaaactatttctatTCTTCTTTTTGGAGAATAAGACTGGGCAGTGCTCCTTTGAAAAAGTGTATTCAATTTTTACTTGAATTATTATGatattctctttctttgtcatgTCTTGATGTCTCAATGCCTTAGCATTAAGCTACGGATTTGGTCATGCTATTGTGCTTCATACATGTATGGAACTGCAAGCCTATTTCAGCGTAGGCCTCCACACTATACCACTATAACATTAAATAATCTTTGCTATGCACATTGGGATTAATCATTTATAATACTAGTTTGACTGCaaccatttttttcccccatttctTGTGCCATTTCTGTCACAGGTTGCATATTATTGCAGCGAGATGGTTAGCTGTGAGAAATGGGGGTGCAGTGCTTACCTGATTTAATATTATGCATAAAAGCCCTTGCGATGGGGATGCCAGTCTGATGTCGCTCATTAATTCTTCAGTTCAGTGGGCTGTGGACAGACACAGCAGATTGACAGGGGATGAGGAGACTTCACCAGTGTCTCCTTAATGCTTTGAAATGGGAGTATAGTTAAGCTTTGATGCCTCCTATCGCTAAATGGACGCActccccaacccccccccccccacacaaacacacacacacataccctctCTGCACCGTATCCTACCCCCCATACACACTGTCAGTCAGTCCTCCCAGTATGAATACATGAATACTGTAAACTGTAGTGACAGAGTAAATTACTCTGTGTGCTATCAAGCCAGAGAATATCAAAATGCTTTGTGACTTCCTGTGAGTGTGAATACGGAGATCATGAGACTTGGTTTGGTACATCCCGGAGGCAGTTGGGGTAATTTTTCCAGGTGCAGCAATCATTGCAGTCCCATTTAATTCCCCCATGTGTTCAATTACCAATCATTTTCTTCAAATCACTTCGTATTTTTAGAGCTTAGCAATTGCACAGTATTGATCAGTGGCAGCACTTATGTAGATGTTCCTGCATTATGAATCTTAGATAAATGACTTGATTGCCTCCTCATGGTTTTTCTTGCCTGacaccacacgcacacacgcacgcacgcacgcaagatCAACTATGTTGTTCTCTGCAGGAGACATTACCTTTTCTTCACAAACAGCACATTTTATtacagagcagcagagagatgCAAGGGTTGCTTTTGTATCTCTCAAATCCAAACGTGTAAACTGCTGGCCCCAGGATGCATAATGCATGCTTACTGAGCCACATTGAGAGTGAATCACTGAAAACTTTGGAGCTGTGTGTGCTTGACACCAGAGGGGAGGACAGCAGAAACATGATATGActgctgtatttttcttttagttttttgtatttccacAGAAAATGTGTCCTTGGCACTGAAAAGGCTCAATGCATAGAGGACGTCTGTTGAATGctaaaaaatgtttcaacaatATTCTACAGGCTCTGTTAGACTGAACTAAGGCACAGTTGTGCACAGGATAAATGTCAACATGAGCATGGTCATAATGTTCATAGAGTATGACCTGATGATGATGGTAAACAAAAAGTCAGGAAATCACTAAACGTATTGCAATTTCTCCTGAGGAGAACATGACGTGTTTGCACCAAACTTAATGGCCATGCATCCAATAGTTGTCAACTAGTAGTTGAAATATTTGAGTCCAGGACCAAAGTGTTGGAACAAATGGCCATTGCCACGCCAAGCCATGCTGCTTGCGAGGCTAAAAATCTTCATTGTAAAGATTTATATTGAcatgacaaatgacaaaaggGTTcaataagagttttttttttaaatcttttttatcaatattgttttattacaaatatCACAATGAACAAACACTGAACTGAAGGCCTCTTTAATGAACTTTACAGGGAAAAGCAGCAGGTTTGAGTTGAAAGCCTgcaatattatacatattattgACTTTCCTTTCAAGGGTAGCCACTTAATGTGAAACATTTATCAGACGGaccataaaaaatgtatatacaataaatataaataacagtaaacaatataaatatgaatctatttaacatttaaaacaattcacAAATGTACGATTTGAAGTAAGGGTTGGGGATTGACTCGTGACTTAAGTcaacaataaaattaaacacTGATGCATCAGAGTTTTGACTGTCTAGTGAGGTAAAACTGTTTCAAAAAGCCCTCCCAGCTCATGAATAATATGAGCTTTTGTGATAGCATAATTATATTTTCAGTGCTTTCAAATTTTCCAATGAAAGTTTTCTCaaagtttgtcattttttcaggTCTGGCATACAATGCAGGCTACAGTacaatcaaatatttaaacTCTAACCTTGATGGTTTGGTGATAGAAACATAAATAAGAAACTACAATAAAAATTGTTAACAGTACATTGgcattcagtttaaaaaaattgttacaAAAAGTTACTGAGTTTACAAAGTgtgaaaaatattgtattttccCCAATTATAAAAAATGCCACCTTTAACGAGGCAAGTGAAGTCGCTTCATATGCTATGAAACCCAAGAACATGGAGTATGGAGAGACACTATATAGTATACATGAAGTTATTGTGTTGGTACTTTTTGgtccacttttttttctgtgaatcaGTTTGAACCAATTTGCTACCAGAATCATCTGCTGTCAGAAGCCAGTGCATTTCTAAAAAACAAGTCTCAAAACAGTGAAAGGTTTTGAATGGGTGAGGTCTTGTAATGAACGAGTTAAAGACCTATAAACATTCATGAAGTGATAGTTACAAAGTTGTCTTAGCAATACTACAGAAGTCCTCAGCAGTGgctattttatttgaattttacaaacagacatttttattttttttacatagcaGTAGCTCCTGAAATGCAGGCTACCGGATATTAAAGTGTTGAATATTGTATGTGTCCGCTAAACAGTTGTGACAGATAAGAAGGCGTTGTGTACTTTGGAGCCCTCCGGAACTCTAGCCCCATGGCTCATTAGCTCCTGGATGGTCATCCAGTTATCCAGGATCTTTTTGTTTCGTTTCTTCATCATCTTTTTGTGACTGAGTTCCAAGATATTGATCTCTTTCCTGCCCTCAGCTCCACTGGCTGGCCCCTCCTTTAGACACTCGAGGCGGCTCTTTTGCATGAactccctcctcttcctttgcTCCCTGGCCCGTGCCAAGTGctgcttcctctcctctttgctCCAGTAGCGGCCCATCTTCATCTCGCTCATAGTGTCGTCATCTGTGGTCATGCCTccgctcctctcctctctgatCCTTAGTGCTCGCTCCCTCAGGATGCGGTCACGAGCAGGCCTCCGGGCAACGTAGCGTGTGCCGTCAGCCCTTACCTTGACCTTCCACTCCAGACGGGGTTCCCCAGGGCGTCCGCTTCGGTGCACAGGATCTCGACAGACACTGAGCAGACTCAGCTGGCTTTGGGAATACTCCAGGGATGAGTGCTTCTGTAGCAGCTGCATGTAGCTCTGCAACAAAGAGAACATTGTTAGCACAGAACTGTCTTAAGAGGTGCCTCACTCAAATGCGTATCAGCGTTAGATTGACACGTCTCTTCTTGATAGACCTACCTGCAGTTGCCTGGATCCTCCCTGGCCTTGATAGGGGGTTGTCTGATAAGAACCATAGGGAAGCCCCCTCTTAGAATCTCTGGTCCTCCCTTTCTTCTCACACCTCTCATCGTCTGCAGGCAGGGCAGGGTCTGATTCGGACCGGGAAGGGTTGCTCTGGTCTGGGCTGCTGGAGATAACGGAGCCTGGGTCTGCTGATCTGCTATGACTAGGTGTACCCCGGGGCTTGGGGATAGGGATGGGGCTGGATGGTGTGGAGGAAGCCAGTCTGAGGTTTTTCTGGTTGGTGATGCTGATGTGTCTCTGCAGAGAATGATCAGGTGATCTTTCCATACCTAGTGGTGTCGACCTTGCACTTTCTGCCGTGTTATAGGCACTGGAGCTGTCCTTCTCTCGGATCCTGTCAATGTCTGACCGCTCCGGGTACTCGTGGATGTCGGCCAACCTGCCATGTCGCTTGTGTCCATCTTTAGGGGTCCGTCCTGGCGAGCAGGACGCGGGTTGTGAGGGGTCCAGCTGGTTGGCCTGGCGGAGCTGATGTGCCTGCATGATGCTCTGGCACTCTAGCTCAATGCTGCGCAGTTCCTCATTTAGCATCCTTAAGTCCTGCTCCACTCCATTTTCTCCTCCAACACCATCTATGCCATCTTCATCCACTCCATGCTCAGTGAGACTACACTCTATACTGTGTCGAATTGAGTACACCCCACACTCTCCTCCATTTCGGATTTGACACTTGAGCTCAAGTAGTTGCTGGAAGCGATTCTCTAAACCTAGGATCCCGCCTCCACTATTGCGAATACTGACTACCCCTTCATGGCCTTTGCCATTGGAAAATGTCTTTGGACTCTGGGTGTTCTGTGGAAGTACAGTCCCCCGTCTTGTGTGTGGATTCTCTGCCCGCCATCGTTCCCTCAGGCAGTGGGCTGGGGTCCTCCTGTAGAGTCTAGCCAGCAGTGGTTGGTGCTCTGGACTGTCTGTACTGCGTCGAAACCCACTGTCTTTGTCTTGATTGTTGGACGAACAGGTGGCTGTATCTGTTGCTATCTCTTCTTCAGCTAGATGCTAGTGTAAAAAGAGAGCTAAAAACAATTAATCCTCCTCAAGGTCAATTTAATTTACTTGCAATACCTTATGTGTGTTTAAGTTCAGGATTGAGTTGCAATGTGAAGGGAGAGTGATCAGTCAACTATCCCTACACATTATGTCCATATATGACAATTCTGCACCTTAGGATTTGTGTCCAATGCCAATGTTCAGTTCCGTTGCTGGAAGCAGTATGCCTGACATGTAGACAGGCTGAAAGTTAAGGTGGTTGATGTGTGTTTAGCAAGTCTGATTTAATGATGGAGACCAGCATTTGCATCCATTCATAGACCTGCAGTTTGCAGAGCTTTGGTTGCCCAACCTTCACTAACCTTAGCCATGATCTTTCCCTAACCAACATGTGCAGATATTGTAAGAAgcgcacattttttaaatgtttaatctttaaaaagattcCTGTGCTCTCACTAGTCTTCCTCCCcgaaacctttttttaatttagtcctTTTTTCAGTCCTACCATGTAACTTCTCCTCCCGCTTTCCCTGACACTCTTCTGCCTTCTGGAGACATTTTGTGTCAGTTAACACTCTCACCTCATCTCCCCTGTCAAATTTATGTTCcttctgcctcctcctctcctccaggaTCTCCATCTTCAGCTCCTCCACGAGCTCCTGTTGCTCATCATCCAGCCATACCTCCTCTTCCAGCTGAAATCACAACATCTTGTCAGAATCCTGTCTctctgagtgtttgtgtgtgtgtgtgtgtgtagcaacTCCAGACAATCATGCTGACAGTTTGCATGAAAGCAAAATGCACTTAGCAGGAAGGTCTTTGACATGACATTTCAAGATAGGGCAGGGGAGTTTGTGTTCGTGTGTGAGTATTTACCTGGATTTCTGGTCTTGTCACCAGTAGTATGATGCTCCTTGCTTCTTCACTTGACAACAAGGCAACggctttctctctgtcttgcacTTCACAGCCATTTATCTGTACATCAAAGACAAGTAGAAATGGTCATGTTAAGAAGAGGAACTAGCAGAAAGTCCCAACAACACACCCAAGAAAGGACCTGTAATTTTAACAGCATCATCCATTTAAATGGCATTAATGGAAAAGATGGGTGTAATACAACTAACCATTGTTCCTATTCTTCCAAGACACACCTTGACTAATCAAATACtgacacatttttctctctctccttctttctgccCATCTGTCTCCCTCCATTAGTCTCTTACTCTCACACCTTTCTTCCTCAGAtctctccgtctgtctttcCTCCTTTCTCCCAACACTTCTTCCACTCCACACAATCCTTAGAAAAGGCATGGGTAGGCTGCACACCCGGTAAGGGGAGTAAATTGCAAGTGCGTAGTTCAACCTCACAAGAGAGTATGCTCTCAGCACACATTGAGACACACAATTAACTGTTCTTTGACAGGTGGCGTTCATCTTTTCCCTCACTAGACTAATGGGGCTGTCAGAAGAAGATAATAGGGCCAGCAGTACAGCCGGCCCTGCTACCCACATTTATTCacactagtactactactactgtaatGTTACTACAGAAACACTACTGTAAGAGAATGGAAGTAATCAGAGTGATACGTACAATAAATATGGAGTAGAGGTAACGTTGATACTGTTGTTTAGACTGAGAGTCAGTAGAGGTGTtggttaaataaaagtgaatattttgCATAGTCTAATTTACATAAACTAACAAACATAAGAAATAACTCATTTGTGTGAATGTTATTGCTCGGAGTAAAACATCATTGCTGTACTGTCATTttctatttatctttttagggacaacacacattttggATGCATGCATTACGATTTGAAAAAATACAGTTCTCAAGATGCTATTGTTATGTACAGGAAAAACTGGCATTGTGTGCTTTTTCTTATTTGAAAAGAATGCATTGTGAGTGTGTAGGGTAAATGAGTACACTGATATTAGAGATATGTTGAGTTTGTCATTGCATATTATCcccacccacacaaacaaaaccacacaacTGTGTATAAAAAAGGCATGCAGGAAA
Proteins encoded in this window:
- the pdzrn4 gene encoding PDZ domain-containing RING finger protein 4, encoding MGCNLCTLQKREEHYKLLYEIAQVNGRNFSKVDHEEAVVEAIRRDPIVVQVLRRTPTRSTAAVAHNYSGAPHDVSVVDVCTQTDITFEHIMALAKLRPATPPVPDICPFLLSDSCHSIHTMEHEFYECPEYLSNIPAEVERTEEYEYEEVELCRQNNQEKLGLTLCYRTDDEEDTSIYVSQVEPNSIAARDGRIKEGDRILQINGCEVQDREKAVALLSSEEARSIILLVTRPEIQLEEEVWLDDEQQELVEELKMEILEERRRQKEHKFDRGDEHLAEEEIATDTATCSSNNQDKDSGFRRSTDSPEHQPLLARLYRRTPAHCLRERWRAENPHTRRGTVLPQNTQSPKTFSNGKGHEGVVSIRNSGGGILGLENRFQQLLELKCQIRNGGECGVYSIRHSIECSLTEHGVDEDGIDGVGGENGVEQDLRMLNEELRSIELECQSIMQAHQLRQANQLDPSQPASCSPGRTPKDGHKRHGRLADIHEYPERSDIDRIREKDSSSAYNTAESARSTPLGMERSPDHSLQRHISITNQKNLRLASSTPSSPIPIPKPRGTPSHSRSADPGSVISSSPDQSNPSRSESDPALPADDERCEKKGRTRDSKRGLPYGSYQTTPYQGQGGSRQLQSYMQLLQKHSSLEYSQSQLSLLSVCRDPVHRSGRPGEPRLEWKVKVRADGTRYVARRPARDRILRERALRIREERSGGMTTDDDTMSEMKMGRYWSKEERKQHLARAREQRKRREFMQKSRLECLKEGPASGAEGRKEINILELSHKKMMKKRNKKILDNWMTIQELMSHGARVPEGSKVHNAFLSVTTV